From the Fusobacterium ulcerans ATCC 49185 genome, the window AAAGATATGAAGATATCTTGGAAATATTAGAAGCAGGGATAAATGTCCATACAACTATGAATATTCAGCATCTTGAAAGTTTAAATGACACAATTCGTATAATAACAGGAATAATAGTGAGAGAAACCATTCCTGACAAAATAATAAATATAGCTGATGAAGTGGAAGTTATTGATATATCAGCTACTGGACTTGAGGAAAGACTTAAACGAGGAGAAATATATAATCTTCAAACTGTTCCAAATGCCCTTAAAAATTTTTTTAGACAAGGAAATCTTAATGCATTAAGGGAAATAGCTCTAAGACAAATAGCTCAGGAAGTTGATAATAATCTTGTTGAGTATATGGAAAATAAAAAAATAAATACTAATTGGTATACAACAGAAAGAGTTTTAGTTTCAATATCCTCTAGTCCTAAAGCTGGAAGAATAATTAGATATGGTGCAAGAATAGCTCAAAGATATAAATGTGAATTTTATGTCATATCAATAGAAACTACTGGAATTTTAAAAAAAGGATTTACAGAAGAAGAATGGAAAGTGATAGAGGATCATGAAAATCTGGCTAAAACTTTAGGAGCAGAAGTTATAAGACTAAAAGGAAAGGATATTGTCAAAGAGATATTAAAATTTTCTTCAGAGAAAAGAATAACTCAGATTGTTCTAGGACACAGTAAGAGAGGCAGATTAACTACTTTTTTTAAAGGATCAGTTATAAATAAAATAATAGAAAATTCAAAGGGAGCAGAGATAAGAATAGTTCCTTGGGAGAATATGTAAAAACTTCCTTTATAATAGGCAGAAAAAATGAGAAATCTGTTTATTATAAAGGAAGTTTATTTTTTACTTTTCCAATACTGGAGAATCAAGAAAAATATGCGGATTTACAAAAGTAGTTCCAATACTGATTGTGAAATGGAGATGAGGTCCAGTGGTAAAACCTGTATTTCCACTTTTTCCAATTGTATCCCCTTTTTTTATTATATCCCCTTCTTTTACATTTAAAGAACTCATGTGAGCATAGCTTGAGAATACATTCATTCCATGATCAATAACAATAGTATTTCCTGTAGTAGTCAACTCTCTGGCAAGAACTACTTTTCCAGAATTTGATGCTTTTAAAGTAGTTCCAACAGGAACAGGGAAATCAATACCTGAATGGTATCCTACCACCTTATTATTTACAAATCTCATGGCTCCAAAAGGGCTGCTGATTTTACTCTGTACAGGAAGTATAAAGTTACTGTCCCAAAGCTTTTTTTCAGCTGGACTTTTTTTAGCTTCAGCTACAAAATTAGTCATAGCCTTCATATTTTTTTCAGAACGTTTTTCTGACATAGTTTTAGAAACTGTTATATAGCTCTTTTTAAAATTTCCATCAAGGATTTTTACAGTTCTAGAAAGAACTTCATTGTCACCTTCAGATATTTTTACAGTATATACACCTTCAGGAGTAGAATAATGTACAGGAATAAGGGCAATTTTTCTATTATTTTCATTAAAACTTCTTATTTTTATATAAGAGTTTTTAAAAGTAATTTTATAGTCTTTATCAGCAGGATATTCAATATAGAAAAATCCACCTTGTTTAACTTCATTACCTGAAAATTTTATATCTTCTAATGCAAAAATTGAAATAGTTAAAGTAAAAAATATCAGTAATATTAATTTTTTCATTTATTTCTCCTTATTAGTTATTTTTAAGCAGAGGCTTTTATATAATTAACAGTGATTTTCTTCATAAATGGAATAGTGAGGATAGCTGTCACAAAGTCTGCAAAAGGCAGAGCAAGCCAGATACCATTTACTCCTATTAATTTTGGAAGAATAACCAGTCCTATAAATACAAAAAGAAAACTCCTAGACATACATATTACATTAGAAAACATAGGTCTGTCAACTGCTTGAAGATAAGCAATATTTACAAAATTGAATCCAAGAAATGAAAGAGCTATGGAATAAAGAATAAATCCTTTAGCAGATTCCACAACAAGTGGTGCATCATGAGTAAAGATTCTTACTACTGGGGTAGCAAGAAAAAATATTATTATAAGAGAAATTATGGAAGTTCCAAAAGTTACTTTATGAGCAAAAATAAGCATTTTTTTAACTCTATCTAAATTTTTTCTACCATAATTAAAACTTACTATTGGCTGAATTCCTTGTGAAAGTCCAGTGAAAAGCATTCTAAAGAACATAAAACTATAAGATATTATTCCATAGGCAGAAGCTCCAAAAACTCCGACAGCATTCATAAATGCGATATTAAGAAGAACTGTAATAACAGCTACTGCAAATTCCAGTACAAATGAAGGAAATCCAATAGATAAAAGTTTCTTTAAAAGAAAGAAATCTATTTTTTTTAAAGAAAGATCAAGCTTAAAGGTAGAGCCAATAAAATGTCTGCATAAATATACAGCAGATATTATTTGGCTGATGGCAGTAGCATAAGCACCACCTTCTATTCCTAAATTAAATTTAAAGATGAATAAGTAATCTAATATGATATTCAATCCAGCTCCTAAAAGAGTAGATACCATTGCTCTTCTTGGGGCATTATCATTTCTTACTACTGCATTTAATGACATAGATATCATAAGAAAAAAAGTAGATACTGTACATGGATACATATAACCTTTTATCATTGGTAACAGTTTTTCGTTTGCTCCCATAGCCATCATTAAAGGTTTGGTAAATAAAAATATCATACTTGCTACTATTATATATACAAAAATATTGAGAAGAATTATATGGGAGAAACATTTATTTTGATATTTAATGTCATCTTTTTTGAATGCAATAAGGGTAGCCCCTCCTATTCCAAACATTAAACTAAGAGC encodes:
- a CDS encoding peptidoglycan DD-metalloendopeptidase family protein; the protein is MKKLILLIFFTLTISIFALEDIKFSGNEVKQGGFFYIEYPADKDYKITFKNSYIKIRSFNENNRKIALIPVHYSTPEGVYTVKISEGDNEVLSRTVKILDGNFKKSYITVSKTMSEKRSEKNMKAMTNFVAEAKKSPAEKKLWDSNFILPVQSKISSPFGAMRFVNNKVVGYHSGIDFPVPVGTTLKASNSGKVVLARELTTTGNTIVIDHGMNVFSSYAHMSSLNVKEGDIIKKGDTIGKSGNTGFTTGPHLHFTISIGTTFVNPHIFLDSPVLEK
- a CDS encoding universal stress protein; protein product: MEEEKRLTPEEALKIYNKEKKGKLKIYLGYSPGVGKTYTMLREANIRLKRGEDICIGYIEPHDRKATTEQIGILEEILPLEIEYCGKKYKEVDIEGIKRRKPETVLIDELAHTNIKGSKNKKRYEDILEILEAGINVHTTMNIQHLESLNDTIRIITGIIVRETIPDKIINIADEVEVIDISATGLEERLKRGEIYNLQTVPNALKNFFRQGNLNALREIALRQIAQEVDNNLVEYMENKKINTNWYTTERVLVSISSSPKAGRIIRYGARIAQRYKCEFYVISIETTGILKKGFTEEEWKVIEDHENLAKTLGAEVIRLKGKDIVKEILKFSSEKRITQIVLGHSKRGRLTTFFKGSVINKIIENSKGAEIRIVPWENM
- a CDS encoding MATE family efflux transporter, whose translation is MKQNLNLETGKISKLFFSFAVPSTISMIVTSLYTIADGVFITRGVGSDGIAAVNIGYPIINFTVALSLMFGIGGATLIAFKKDDIKYQNKCFSHIILLNIFVYIIVASMIFLFTKPLMMAMGANEKLLPMIKGYMYPCTVSTFFLMISMSLNAVVRNDNAPRRAMVSTLLGAGLNIILDYLFIFKFNLGIEGGAYATAISQIISAVYLCRHFIGSTFKLDLSLKKIDFFLLKKLLSIGFPSFVLEFAVAVITVLLNIAFMNAVGVFGASAYGIISYSFMFFRMLFTGLSQGIQPIVSFNYGRKNLDRVKKMLIFAHKVTFGTSIISLIIIFFLATPVVRIFTHDAPLVVESAKGFILYSIALSFLGFNFVNIAYLQAVDRPMFSNVICMSRSFLFVFIGLVILPKLIGVNGIWLALPFADFVTAILTIPFMKKITVNYIKASA